One Tenrec ecaudatus isolate mTenEca1 chromosome 12, mTenEca1.hap1, whole genome shotgun sequence DNA segment encodes these proteins:
- the ADA gene encoding adenosine deaminase, producing the protein MTQTPAFNLPKVELHVHLDGAIKPETILYYGKKRGVSLPANTAAELQNIIGMDEPLSLPGFLAKFDIYMPAIAGCREAIKRIAYEFVEMKAKEGVVYVEVRYSPHLLANSKVKPIPWNQAEGDLTPDEVVSLVSQGLQEGERDFKVKVRSILCCMRHMPEWSLEVVELCKKYRQHTVVGMDLAGDETIPDSSLFEGHVKAYEEAVRSGIHRTVHAGEVGSANVVKEAVDTLKTERVGHGYHTLEDEVLYSRLRQGNMHFEVCPWSSYLTGAWKVGTEHAVVRFKNDQANYSLNTDDPLIFKSSLDTDYQMVKRDMGITEEEFKRLNLNSARSSFLPENEKKELVDQLQKAYGLAP; encoded by the exons gtggAGCTCCACGTCCACCTCGATGGGGCCATCAAGCCGGAAACGATCCTCTACTATGGCAA GAAGAGAGGGGTCTCCCTCCCAGCCAACACGGCCGCGGAGCTACAAAACATCATCGGCATGGACGAGCCGCTCAGCCTCCCAGGCTTCCTGGCCAAGTTTGACATCTACATGCCTGCTATTGC GGGCTGCCGGGAGGCCATCAAAAGGATTGCCTATGAGTTTGTCGAGATGAAGGCCAAGGAGGGCGTGGTGTACGTGGAGGTGCGTTATAGCCCGCACCTGCTGGCCAACTCCAAAGTGAAGCCCATCCCCTGGAACCAGGCTGA AGGGGACCTCACCCCGGATGAGGTCGTGTCCCTTGTGAGCCAGGGTCTGCAGGAGGGGGAGCGAGACTTCAAGGTCAAGGTCCGGTCCATCCTGTGCTGCATGCGCCATATGCCTG AGTGGTCCCTGGAGGTGGTGGAGCTGTGTAAGAAGTATCGGCAGCACACCGTGGTCGGCATGGACCTGGCTGGCGACGAGACCATCCCAGACAGCAGCCTCTTCGAAGGCCACGTGAAGGCCTATGAG GAGGCTGTGAGGAGTGGTATTCACCGCACTGTGCACGCTGGGGAGGTCGGCTCGGCTAATGTGGTGAAGGAG GCCGTGGACACTCTCAAGACGGAGCGGGTGGGCCACGGCTACCACACCTTGGAGGACGAGGTCCTCTACAGCAGGCTGCGGCAGGGAAACATGCATTTCGAG GTCTGCCCCTGGTCCAGCTACCTCACAGGAGCCTggaaggtggggacggagcacgcAGTCGTCCG GTTCAAAAATGACCAGGCTAACTACTCGCTCAACACGGATGACCCCCTCATCTTCAAGTCCAGCCTGGACACCGATTACCAGATGGTCAAGCGGGACATGGGTATAACTGAAGAGGAGTTTAAGAGGCTG AACCTCAACTCGGCGCGGTCCAGTTTCCTCCCCGAGAACGAGAAGAAGGAGCTGGTGGATCAGCTCCAGAAGGCCTACGGACTGGCTCCCTAG